In Nicotiana tabacum cultivar K326 chromosome 17, ASM71507v2, whole genome shotgun sequence, one DNA window encodes the following:
- the LOC107764287 gene encoding large ribosomal subunit protein uL11 — protein MPPKFDPSQVVEVFVRVTGGEVGAASSLAPKIGPLGLSPKKIGEDIAKETAKDWKGLRVTVKLTVQNRQAKVSVVPSAAALVIKALKEPERDRKKTKNIKHNGNISLDDVIEIAKVMKPRSMAKDLTGTVKEILGTCVSVGCTVDGKDPKDLQQEIDDGDVEIPLD, from the coding sequence ATGCCGCCAAAGTTCGATCCTTCACAGGTTGTCGAAGTCTTCGTCCGCGTCACCGGCGGCGAAGTCGGTGCGGCGAGTTCACTCGCTCCAAAAATCGGTCCACTCGGTCTCTCCCCCAAGAAAATCGGAGAAGACATCGCTAAGGAAACCGCCAAGGATTGGAAGGGCCTTAGAGTGACCGTCAAGCTCACAGTCCAAAACCGTCAGGCCAAAGTCTCCGTCGTACCTTCCGCGGCGGCGCTCGTAATCAAAGCTTTAAAGGAGCCGGAGAGAGATCGCAAAAAGACGAAGAACATCAAGCACAACGGGAATATTTCGCTGGATGATGTGATTGAGATTGCGAAAGTGATGAAGCCGAGATCTATGGCGAAGGATTTGACAGGTACTGTGAAGGAGATTTTGGGAACGTGTGTGTCCGTTGGATGTACTGTTGATGGAAAGGATCCTAAGGATTTGCAACAGGAGATTGATGATGGTGATGTTGAGATTCCTCTGGATTGA
- the LOC107764286 gene encoding aquaporin PIP2-4-like has translation MTKEVEVAREQAAEFSAKDYTDPPPAPLVDFEELTQWSLYRAVIAEFIATLLFLYVTVLTVIGYKVQSDVKADGDICGGVGILGIAWAFGGMIFILVYCTAGISGGHINPAVTFGLFLARKVSLIRAVLYMVAQCLGAICGVGLVKGFQSAYYVRYGGGANVMAPGHTKGVGLAAEIIGTFVLVYTVFSATDPKRNARDSHVPVLAPLPIGFAVFMVHLATIPITGTGINPARSFGAAVIYNQDKAWDEHWIFWVGPFIGAFAAAVYHQFILRAGAIKALGSFRSNA, from the exons ATGACTAAAGAAGTTGAGGTAGCAAGAGAGCAAGCAGCAGAGTTTTCTGCAAAAGACTATACTGACCCTCCACCAGCTCCCTTAGTAGACTTTGAGGAGCTGACACAATGGTCACTTTACAGGGCTGTTATTGCTGAGTTCATTGCCACTTTGCTTTTCCTTTATGTTACTGTTTTGACTGTGATTGGATACAAGGTCCAGTCAGATGTCAAAGCCGACGGTGATATCTGTGGAGGCGTTGGTATTCTTGGTATTGCTTGGGCTTTTGGTGGCATGATTTTCATTCTTGTTTACTGCACCGCCGGTATCTCCG GAGGACACATAAACCCAGCAGTGACATTTGGTCTGTTTTTGGCAAGGAAAGTATCACTAATCAGAGCAGTTTTGTACATGGTGGCACAGTGTTTGGGTGCAATCTGTGGTGTGGGTTTGGTGAAGGGATTCCAGAGTGCTTATTATGTTAGGTATGGTGGAGGTGCTAATGTCATGGCTCCTGGCCATACCAAAGGTGTTGGTTTAGCTGCTGAGATTATTGGTACTTTTGTTTTGGTTTACACTGTTTTCTCTGCCACTGACCCAAAGAGAAATGCTAGAGACTCCCATGTCCCT GTGTTGGCACCACTTCCAATTGGATTTGCTGTGTTCATGGTTCACTTAGCTACTATACCAATTACTGGAACTGGCATCAATCCTGCTAGGAGTTTTGGTGCAGCAGTTATTTACAATCAGGACAAAGCTTGGGATGAACACTGGATTTTCTGGGTGGGTCCCTTCATCGGAGCCTTCGCCGCCGCCGTCTACCACCAGTTCATCCTCcgtgccggtgccatcaaagctCTTGGTTCCTTCAGGAGCAATGCCTAA